DNA sequence from the Oceanotoga teriensis genome:
TAGAGTATACTCTATTTTTACCCAACTACTTAACCGGTTAACTAAAAATAAAATCAGGAGGATATATTAATGTTCGAAACTAAATACGGTTATTTTTCAGAAGATCAAAATGAATATATAATAAAAACACCAAAAACACCGAGACCTTGGGTTAATATAATTTCAAATGGTGATTATGGTGTTGCTGTTTCTCAAAATGGTTCGGGATATAGCTGGAAAACACATGCTTCCTTAAACAGAATAAATAGATGGGAACAAGATATCATAAAAGACGAATGGGGAAAGTACTTTTATATCAAAAACAATGAAAATGATGAATTATTTACTCCTACTTTTAAACCAATGTGTAAAAAAAATATTGATTATAAAATAATACACGGATTTGGTTATTCTAAATTTTTAGCCGAAAATAAAGATTTAAAAACCGAATTAACTTTAACGGTACCTAAAGATTCTTCGTTAGAAATATGGATGCTAAAAATAAAAAATAAAACCAAAAATAAATTAAATTTATCTGTTTTTTCTTATTTAGAATGGAATCTTGGTACTGCTCCAGATTGGCATAGAGAATTCCATAAAACATTTATAGATACATATTTTATGAATGATGTGATAAAAGCTGAAAAAAGAATGTGGGATATACCAAATGAAAATGGTGAACATTGGAATAGAAACTGGGAATACACAGCTTTTAATTCGGTTAATGAAAAGACATCTTCAGCAACATCTTGTAAAGAAGATTTTTTGGGGAATTTCGGATCTGTATCAAATCCAGAAGGATTAAAAAATAAAAAGTTAAACAATATATTTGGCAAATACCAAGATTCAATTGCTTCATTACACAATGAAGTGATAATAGATTCTGATGAAGAAAAAATACTCATTTATACCATAGGATTGGTAGAAAAAAATGATACTAAAGAAATAGATAATATAAAAAAAATATATTCCACTGAAAAATCAGTTTTAAATGAAATAGAAAAAAACAAAAAAATGTGGAAAGATATATTTGAAAAAAATATGGTAGAAACCCCAGATATAGGTTTCAACTTAATGAACAACAAATGGCTAAAATATCAAGCAATATCGGGAAGATTATGGGGAAGAACCGGTTATTATCAAACAGGTGGTGCTTTTGGTTTTAGAGATCAATTACAAGATAGTCAAATATTTTTATATGTTGATCCAAATAAAACAGCCGAACAAATAAAATTGCATGCAAAACATCAATTCATAGATGGTAGTGTTTATCACTGGTGGCATCCAATATCAGAAATTGGATTAAAAAATAATATTTCAGATAACAGATTATGGTTAGCTTTTATAACACTAAGATATTTAAAAGAAACAAATAATTTTAATTTTTTAAATGAAATGGTCCCTTATATAGATTATGAAGATGAAAGCATTTATGATCATTGTATAAAAGCTATAAAATATAATTTATCAAAATTAAGTTCAAGAGGATTGCCATTAATAGGTTCTGGAGATTGGAATGATGGTATGAGTGCTGTGGGTACTGATGGTAAAGGAGAAAGTATTTGGCTTGGTCATTTTCTATATGGTATATTAAATGATTTTTCTTATATTTGTAATAAACAAAAAGACTATGAAAATGAAGATTTATTTAAAAAAGAAGCTTTAAAATTAAAAAATTCTATAAATAAATATGCTTGGGATGGTGAATGGTTTATAAGAGCTTTTAAAGATGATGGAAAATCTATTGGAAGCTCAAAATGCTCAGAGGGGAAAATATTCTTAAATGCTCAAACATGGGCTATTTTAAACAATTCAACAACTGAAGAAAGAAAAGAAAAAGCATATGAATCTCTAAAAAAATATCTTTTCAAAGAGTTTGGACCTTTATTATTCCAGCCAGCTTATTCAAAACCAGACAAAGAAATAGGTTATTTATCAAGATATGCTCCTGGAGTACGTGAAAATGGCGGACTTTATACACATGCTGGAACATGGGGTGTATTGGCTGCATGTAAAATGAATGATGAAAATTCATATAAAATTTATAAATCATTTATGCCAGTTTATAGAGGAATGAATCCCGATAAATATTTCACTGAACCATATGTAACCCCAGGCAATGTAGATGGACCTGATTCTCCTAATTTTGGTCGTGGAGGTTGGTCATGGTATACAGGATCTGCAAGTTGGTACTTTATAACTGGAATGGAAGGTATTCTTGGCATAACACCAGAATGGAATGGATTAAAAATATCTCCAGTAATGCCAAAAGAATGGGACAAAGTCTTCGTAAAAAGATATTTCAGAAATTGTCTGTATAATATAAACTTTATAAGATCTAAAAATAAAAAAATTATTGTAAATGAGAATGAAATAGATGGAAATATAATAAATAATGAAAATAATGAAAAGACTTTAAATATATTTGTTTATTTCTGAGGAGGGGGAAAAATATGTAAAAAAAGAAGATATAAAAAATAAATATGCAAAAAATTCATTAAAAATTATTGGGTTTGAAGAAAAAAAATCTGAATATGCTGTAACTCCTGATTACAAAAAAGAATTTGAGAAATTAATGAAAGCTCCATCACAAAAAATCGCAATAGCAAAAAAAACTAATAAAAAAATAATTATTGATGGAAATATTGATGAATATTCAGATTCAAATAAATATACAATAGATGAAACTATGAATGTTCCTGCAGGTGGTGTTTCAAAAGTAGATCCAAAAAAACAAGTTTTAAATTCAATATTCTATTTATTATGGGATGATGAAAATTTATATTTTGCAACAAATGTTTCAGATGAATATATAGTCAACAATTTAACTCCAGAAGATAAATCTGGTTTTTATAGAACAGATTCAATAGAAATTTATTTGGATCCCGAAAAAGCTGGAATTAATGATAAATTAATGAAACTCGCTATAATTCCATTTGATACACAAAATAATGTTCAAGGTACAAGACATGAAGATTCAAATTCAGGTGCCATAGAAGAAACAGCTCCTGAAATACAATTGGCTTCTAACAAAACTAATACAGGTTATACAATCGAAGTTAAAATTCCTTTTAAATATCTTGGAATAACCCCTAAAGCAGGGATAAATTTAGGATTTTCAACAACAATACATAATTCAAATAAAAAAGATGCTGCAAAAGGGGAATATGTAAGAGAAAATCTACTATCTTGGACTAATTTACCAGAAATATGGTCAAATAAAGAATTATGGGGAACTTTAGAATTAAAATAAGGGAGGATTTAAAATGAAAAAAGTTTTTATTATCTTATTTGTATTATCATTAACTATTTTAAGTTTTTCAAAAACCTTAACTATATGGGCAATGGGTGAAGAAGCTAAAAAATTAAATATAATTGCCGATGACTTTATTAAAGAAAATCCAAATATTGAAGTTAAAATTCAAGCAATACCTTGGGGTTCAGCACATGATAAATTAATAACTGGAATAGCTGGAAACACAAATCCAGATCTCGCACAAATGGGAACAACTTGGATGGCGGAATTTGGTTCGATGGGTGTTTTTGAAAATTTAGAAAAGGATTTAAAAAATTCTGCTACAGTTTCAAAAGATATTTTTTTTGAAGGACCTTTTGAAACTACCATAGTAGATAATAAAATATATGGATTACCATGGTATGTTGATACAAGAGTGCTTTTTTATAGAACAGATTTATTAAAATCTGTTGGATATGAAAATGGTCCAGAAAATTGGGAAGAATTATATGATGCTGCAAAAAAATTATCTGAAAAAGGTAAATACGGTCTAACGATGCAAACAATGGAATATCAAGAAATAATGCCTTTTATATGGCAAAACAATGCAGATATACTCGATGAAAAAGGAAATATAACCGTAACAACTCCTGAATTTATAGAAGCAATAGATTTTTATTCTAAATTTTTTAAAGAAAAAATTGCTCCTTTGAGCTTAAGTGGAACTTTATTTCAAGAATTTGCAAATGGTACAGTCCCAATGTATTTCTCCGGTCCATGGATGATAAACATGACAAAAGAACAAACCCCTGAAATAAAAGATAAATTTAATGTAAAAGTTGTTCCTTCAAAAAAACATGGAACTTCTTTTGTAGGTGGAAGCAATTTAGTGATGTTCAAAAACTCAAAAAACAAAGATATAGCTTGGAAATTCATGGAATTCGTCTCAAGACCAGAAGTACAATTAAAATGGTATAAAGAAGTTGGATCATTACCTTCAGTAAAAGAAACATGGGAAGATAATTACTTAAAAAATAATTCTATGATGAGTACATTCGGAAAGCAACTCGAAAAATCTAAAGCTCCAGTTAATAGACCTGAATGGGCTCAAATAGAAGATGCACTGGAGAGAAGAGTACAAGAAGCATGTTATGGTACTAAAACTCCAGAAGAAGCAGCAAAAGATTTAAAAAAAGATTTAGAAAAAATCTTAAGATAAAAACATTAATCTACCTCCTTTTTAAGGAGGTTAGATTTTAAAGAAAGGTGAAAATTATGCGAACTCGAACATCTACTAAATCAATAATAATGTTTCTAGGTCCTGCAATAATACTTTTAATGATTTTTTTAATTTTACCGATGATAACTTCTTTTTTTATAAGTTTAACTAATTTTAATACTTTTGCACTTGCAGATTGGAGCAAAGCAAAATTTATAGGTTTTGAAAATTTTATAGATCTTTTTGAAGATGAATTATTTTGGAAATCCCTATTTAATACCTTTTATGCCTTAATAATAGCAATGCCTTTAACTATAATATTGGCTCTTTTTTTTGCCGTGCTTATAAATAGAGAACAAACTTATTTCAAAAATTTTTTTAAAGTTGGTTTTTATCTTCCTTTTGTAACGAATACAGTTGCAATTGCAATAGTGTGGAAATGGATTTTAAATCCAGAATATGGTCTTTTGAATTGGTTTCTTGGACTTTTTGGTATAAATGGACCTAATTGGATAGGAGATCCTAATTGGGCTATGCCATCTATAATAATGCTTGTAGTGTGGAAAGCTCTTGGTTATAACATAATAATATTTTATGCTGGATTACAAAACATACCAGAGTTTTTATATGAAGCAGCGGAATTAGATGGAGCATCAAGATGGCAACAATTTTTAAAAATAACAGTCCCCATGCTAAGACCAACAACATATTTTGTAAGTGTTATGGTTTTAATTGGTTATTTACAATTATTCGAAGAACCTTATATGTTAACAAATGGAGGACCTTTAGATTCAACATTATCAGTAGTTTTATATCTTTACAGACAAGGCTTTAAATTTTTTAATCTCGGATATGCATCTTCAATTGCAGTAATTTTATTTTTAATAATATTCATATTAACTATACTGCAGACAAAATTAAAAAAAACGGAATATTAAAATATTAGGAGATGAGCATAATGAGAAAAAGAAAAGTCAGTATTACAGAACAAATAATAGTACATTTTATATTAATCTTAGGTGTTCTAAGTATGATTCTTCCATTTTTATGGATGGTTTCAACATCGTTTAAAAATTCAGACGAAATATTTGTTTTTCCACCACGTTGGATACCAAATAATCCAACTTTTCAAAACTATATAGATCTCTTTAAAACTCTCGATTTTGGAAGACCTCTTTTAAACACTATTATAGTTGCATTATCTATAACTTTTTTATCACTGTTGATTTCATCAATGGCAGGATATGCTTTTGCTAAATTCAAATTCAAAGGTAAAAATAAAATTTTCATGATTGTTTTGGGAACATTGATGGTACCTGGACAAATAACAATGATACCAGTATTTTTACTCTTAAGACAAATGGGTTTACTGAACTCATTCGCTGGATTAATATTACCAGCAATGGTAAGTGCTTATAATATATTTTTCATGAAACAATTTATACAGGGTTTACCAGATGAGCTAATTGAAGCGGCTAAAATAGATGGTGCTGGTGAAGGGTTCATATTTTTTAGAATTATATTACCTCTTGCAAAACCGGCACTAGCTGCATTATCTATATTTACATTTACTGGATCATGGAACTCTTTTTTATGGCCTTTAATAATATCTTCTGATGAAAGTATGTATACATTACCAGTTGCAATATCTGTTATAGGTGGTCAATATGAAGTACAATATGGGTTACAAATGGCTGGAGCTGTTGTTGTAATACTTCCACTTATAATAGTATTTTTGTCTGCACAAAAATATTTCATAAAGGGAATATCACTAACAGGAATGAAAGGATGATAGAATGTTTGAAAAAGATTTTGAATGGGGTGTATCAACCTCAGCTTATCAAATAGAAGGAGCTTGGAAAAAAGATGGAAAAGGAATCTCAATATGGGATGAATTTTCACATCAAATAAATCATATTAAAAACGATGAAAATGGTGATATTGCATGTAATCATTATGAATTATATCCAGAAGATTTTAAAATTATGAAAGATCTTGGAATCAAAAATTATAGAATGTCATTATCTTGGACAAGAATAATGCCAGATGGTGTAAATATAAATCAAAAAGGTATTATATTTTATAAAAAATTATTTGAAGAAATGAAAAAAAATGGTATAAAGCCTTTTGTAACTTTATATCATTGGGATTTACCATATGAATTACAAAAAATTGGAGGATGGGAAAACCCTAATATCTCTGATATATTTGAAAACTATGCCAAAATATGTTTTGAAAATTTCTCAGAATACGTTGATAAATGGATAACTATAAATGAACCTTGGGTAATAGTTAATGGTGGTTATGTTGGTGGAGATATGCCACCTGCTGTAAAAGACAGAAAAAGATCTTTGATAGTATCTCATAATTTAAATCTTTCACATGCAAAAGCTTATAAAATTTATAAAAAAATGAATTATAAAGGTAAAATAGGTATAACTTTGAATCTCGTACCTATATACCCTTATTCTAAAGATAAAAAAGATTTAGAATCTGCAGAAATCTATGATGAATTTTTCAATAAATGGTATATATA
Encoded proteins:
- a CDS encoding GH36-type glycosyl hydrolase domain-containing protein encodes the protein MFETKYGYFSEDQNEYIIKTPKTPRPWVNIISNGDYGVAVSQNGSGYSWKTHASLNRINRWEQDIIKDEWGKYFYIKNNENDELFTPTFKPMCKKNIDYKIIHGFGYSKFLAENKDLKTELTLTVPKDSSLEIWMLKIKNKTKNKLNLSVFSYLEWNLGTAPDWHREFHKTFIDTYFMNDVIKAEKRMWDIPNENGEHWNRNWEYTAFNSVNEKTSSATSCKEDFLGNFGSVSNPEGLKNKKLNNIFGKYQDSIASLHNEVIIDSDEEKILIYTIGLVEKNDTKEIDNIKKIYSTEKSVLNEIEKNKKMWKDIFEKNMVETPDIGFNLMNNKWLKYQAISGRLWGRTGYYQTGGAFGFRDQLQDSQIFLYVDPNKTAEQIKLHAKHQFIDGSVYHWWHPISEIGLKNNISDNRLWLAFITLRYLKETNNFNFLNEMVPYIDYEDESIYDHCIKAIKYNLSKLSSRGLPLIGSGDWNDGMSAVGTDGKGESIWLGHFLYGILNDFSYICNKQKDYENEDLFKKEALKLKNSINKYAWDGEWFIRAFKDDGKSIGSSKCSEGKIFLNAQTWAILNNSTTEERKEKAYESLKKYLFKEFGPLLFQPAYSKPDKEIGYLSRYAPGVRENGGLYTHAGTWGVLAACKMNDENSYKIYKSFMPVYRGMNPDKYFTEPYVTPGNVDGPDSPNFGRGGWSWYTGSASWYFITGMEGILGITPEWNGLKISPVMPKEWDKVFVKRYFRNCLYNINFIRSKNKKIIVNENEIDGNIINNENNEKTLNIFVYF
- a CDS encoding sugar-binding protein, with protein sequence MFISEEGEKYVKKEDIKNKYAKNSLKIIGFEEKKSEYAVTPDYKKEFEKLMKAPSQKIAIAKKTNKKIIIDGNIDEYSDSNKYTIDETMNVPAGGVSKVDPKKQVLNSIFYLLWDDENLYFATNVSDEYIVNNLTPEDKSGFYRTDSIEIYLDPEKAGINDKLMKLAIIPFDTQNNVQGTRHEDSNSGAIEETAPEIQLASNKTNTGYTIEVKIPFKYLGITPKAGINLGFSTTIHNSNKKDAAKGEYVRENLLSWTNLPEIWSNKELWGTLELK
- a CDS encoding sugar ABC transporter substrate-binding protein, with amino-acid sequence MKKVFIILFVLSLTILSFSKTLTIWAMGEEAKKLNIIADDFIKENPNIEVKIQAIPWGSAHDKLITGIAGNTNPDLAQMGTTWMAEFGSMGVFENLEKDLKNSATVSKDIFFEGPFETTIVDNKIYGLPWYVDTRVLFYRTDLLKSVGYENGPENWEELYDAAKKLSEKGKYGLTMQTMEYQEIMPFIWQNNADILDEKGNITVTTPEFIEAIDFYSKFFKEKIAPLSLSGTLFQEFANGTVPMYFSGPWMINMTKEQTPEIKDKFNVKVVPSKKHGTSFVGGSNLVMFKNSKNKDIAWKFMEFVSRPEVQLKWYKEVGSLPSVKETWEDNYLKNNSMMSTFGKQLEKSKAPVNRPEWAQIEDALERRVQEACYGTKTPEEAAKDLKKDLEKILR
- a CDS encoding carbohydrate ABC transporter permease, whose translation is MRTRTSTKSIIMFLGPAIILLMIFLILPMITSFFISLTNFNTFALADWSKAKFIGFENFIDLFEDELFWKSLFNTFYALIIAMPLTIILALFFAVLINREQTYFKNFFKVGFYLPFVTNTVAIAIVWKWILNPEYGLLNWFLGLFGINGPNWIGDPNWAMPSIIMLVVWKALGYNIIIFYAGLQNIPEFLYEAAELDGASRWQQFLKITVPMLRPTTYFVSVMVLIGYLQLFEEPYMLTNGGPLDSTLSVVLYLYRQGFKFFNLGYASSIAVILFLIIFILTILQTKLKKTEY
- a CDS encoding carbohydrate ABC transporter permease — encoded protein: MRKRKVSITEQIIVHFILILGVLSMILPFLWMVSTSFKNSDEIFVFPPRWIPNNPTFQNYIDLFKTLDFGRPLLNTIIVALSITFLSLLISSMAGYAFAKFKFKGKNKIFMIVLGTLMVPGQITMIPVFLLLRQMGLLNSFAGLILPAMVSAYNIFFMKQFIQGLPDELIEAAKIDGAGEGFIFFRIILPLAKPALAALSIFTFTGSWNSFLWPLIISSDESMYTLPVAISVIGGQYEVQYGLQMAGAVVVILPLIIVFLSAQKYFIKGISLTGMKG
- a CDS encoding GH1 family beta-glucosidase, giving the protein MFEKDFEWGVSTSAYQIEGAWKKDGKGISIWDEFSHQINHIKNDENGDIACNHYELYPEDFKIMKDLGIKNYRMSLSWTRIMPDGVNINQKGIIFYKKLFEEMKKNGIKPFVTLYHWDLPYELQKIGGWENPNISDIFENYAKICFENFSEYVDKWITINEPWVIVNGGYVGGDMPPAVKDRKRSLIVSHNLNLSHAKAYKIYKKMNYKGKIGITLNLVPIYPYSKDKKDLESAEIYDEFFNKWYIYPIFKGYYPKKISQIYKEKLNLNSFPEDELNYIKNTSDFLGINYYMRTIIKYSSENKLFNTEPVEIGGEYTEMKWEVYPEGLYKLLKDLSKEFPKMPLYITENGAAYQDEIENGEIHDIRRLNYIKEHIDVIKKAKENNINLKGYYLWSFLDNFEWSAGYSKRFGIVYIDYKTQKRIVKDSGKFYSSIIKK